From one Nothobranchius furzeri strain GRZ-AD chromosome 2, NfurGRZ-RIMD1, whole genome shotgun sequence genomic stretch:
- the LOC107377725 gene encoding cytosolic 5'-nucleotidase 1A, translating to MSEIKPNDAASEPSGEDKDWAAAKAFFDNLKTKVPRPPKPQYAVTIAVSSRTLFNMVAERKIFVEEGMEKYVAHQVEHENEPLKPGAAFPFVKALMNVNARLRELYPDSEELFDIVLMTNNHAQVGVRLINSINHYGLTIERFCMTGGQSPIGYLKAYMTNLYLSKDSNKVTEAIEEGIAAATMFMPEKDSGLSDTQLRVAFDGDAVLFSDESEIIVKQHGLDTFFEHEKKFENLPLAQGPLKCFLEALGKLQRKFYAKNERLRCPIRTFLVTARSAASSGARVLKTLRSWGLEIDEALFLAGAPKGPLLQKVRPHIFFDDQMFHIEGAQEHGTISAHVPYGIGQKYNKSKLIEEPEKTK from the exons ATGAGTGAAATCAAACCCAACGACGCTGCGTCCGAGCCGAGCGGAGAGGATAAAGACTGGGCAGCGGCCAAGGCGTTTTTTGACAACCTGAAAACCAAAGTACCGAGACCG CCCAAGCCGCAGTATGCTGTGACCATCGCGGTGTCCTCTCGCACCCTCTTCAACATGGTGGCAGAGAGGAAGATCTTCGTGGAGGAAGGAATGGAGAAGTACGTGGCTCATCAGGTGGAGCATGAGAACGAGCCTCTGAAGCCAGGAGCTGCTTTCCCTTTCGTCAAG gcactgaTGAACGTAAACGCCCGGCTGAGGGAGCTGTACCCAGACAGCGAGGAGCTGTTTGACATCGTCCTGATGACCAACAACCACGCCCAGGTTGGAGTTCGCCTCATAAACAGCATCAATCACTACG gtttgaccATCGAGAGGTTCTGCATGACAGGAGGACAGAGTCCCATCGGTTACCTCAAGGCCTACATGACAAATCTGTACCTTTCAAAAGATTCCAATAAAGTCACAGAAGCCATTGAGGAGG GAATCGCTGCAGCGACCATGTTCATGCCAGAGAAGGACAGTGGGCTGAGCGACACCCAGCTGAGAGTGGCGTTCGATGGCGATGCTGTCCTCTTCTCGGACGAGTCCGAAATCATCGTCAAGCAGCACGGCCTCGACACCTTCTTCGAGCACGAGAAGAAATTTGAGAACCTGCCTCTGGCTCAG GGCCCCTTGAAGTGTTTCCTCGAGGCTCTCGGGAAGCTCCAGAGAAAATTTTATGCCAAGAACGAGCGTCTCCGTTGCCCCATCCGAACCTTCCTGGTCACGGCCCGCAGCGCGGCCAGCTCCGGGGCTCGCGTCCTGAAGACCCTGCGCAGCTGGGGCCTGGAGATCGACGAGGCCCTCTTTCTGGCTGGGGCTCCCAAAGGGCCTCTCCTGCAGAAAGTCAGACCGCACATCTTCTTCGATGACCAGATGTTCCACATCGAGGGTGCACAGGAACATGGAACCATTTCGGCACACGTTCCCTACGGGATTGGACAGAAGTACAACAAGAGCAAACTCATCGAGGAGCCAGAGAAGACGAAGTAA